A single window of Hymenobacter sp. APR13 DNA harbors:
- a CDS encoding PD-(D/E)XK nuclease-like domain-containing protein: protein MFHTVTAHPGLTQAQHRALPFVSNTDLSNLKNEALGITRTGNPQALIFGSAFHEAVLEPHRYHAPQGLPPAQLRLLDNLAAAVRRQRYCRDLLYRGTAELTHTATHTETGLTVKIRPDLLLVTPRLGRRVLVDFKTTSCRDYAQFVATIEQYDYDRQAAFYTDVLQADRFLIVGVQKKAPHDIWLVELSADADTMAQGRKKYRRLLRAYATQQAVAAA, encoded by the coding sequence ATGTTCCATACCGTTACCGCCCATCCCGGCCTCACGCAGGCCCAGCACCGCGCCCTTCCGTTCGTAAGTAATACCGACCTGTCCAACCTCAAAAACGAGGCGTTGGGCATCACCCGCACTGGCAACCCGCAGGCCCTCATTTTCGGCAGCGCCTTCCACGAGGCCGTGCTGGAGCCTCACCGCTACCATGCCCCGCAGGGCCTGCCTCCGGCCCAGCTGCGCCTGCTTGACAACCTGGCCGCCGCCGTGCGCCGCCAGCGCTACTGCCGCGACCTGCTCTACCGCGGCACCGCCGAGCTGACCCACACCGCCACCCACACGGAAACCGGCCTCACCGTCAAGATTCGCCCTGACCTGCTGCTGGTCACGCCCCGCCTCGGTCGCCGGGTGCTGGTGGATTTCAAAACCACCAGCTGCCGCGACTACGCCCAGTTCGTAGCCACCATCGAGCAGTACGACTACGACCGCCAGGCCGCCTTCTACACCGACGTGCTGCAGGCCGACAGGTTCCTCATCGTAGGCGTACAGAAGAAAGCCCCCCACGACATCTGGCTGGTGGAACTCTCCGCCGACGCCGATACCATGGCGCAGGGCCGCAAGAAGTACCGCCGTCTGCTCCGGGCTTATGCCACTCAACAGGCGGTGGCGGCTGCGTAG